A portion of the Acidisoma sp. PAMC 29798 genome contains these proteins:
- the def gene encoding peptide deformylase, with translation MTAPKSVTLPIILAPDARLKAKTRRVTERDRATIAALLPQMMATMYAAPGIGLAAPQVGSDLRFAVIDLMADGKPEPITLINPKIERMSREEATREEGCLSLPGHYAEVTRPEKITVSYEDIDGKPRTLDADGLLATCLQHEIDHLDGVLFVDHLSALKRNMILRKMVKEQRLKRAG, from the coding sequence ATGACCGCCCCGAAATCAGTCACGCTGCCGATTATCCTCGCGCCCGACGCACGCCTGAAGGCGAAGACCCGCCGCGTGACGGAGCGGGACCGCGCGACCATCGCCGCCCTGCTGCCGCAGATGATGGCGACGATGTATGCGGCGCCCGGCATCGGCCTCGCCGCGCCACAGGTCGGCAGCGACCTGCGGTTTGCGGTGATCGACCTGATGGCGGACGGCAAGCCTGAGCCGATCACGCTGATCAATCCGAAGATCGAGCGCATGAGCCGTGAGGAAGCGACGCGGGAGGAAGGCTGCCTGTCCCTGCCCGGCCATTACGCCGAGGTGACGCGGCCGGAGAAGATCACCGTGTCCTATGAGGATATCGACGGCAAGCCACGGACGCTCGACGCCGATGGGCTGCTCGCGACCTGCCTTCAACATGAGATCGACCATCTGGACGGGGTGCTGTTCGTCGATCACCTCTCAGCGCTCAAGCGCAACATGATCCTGCGCAAGATGGTCAAGGAACAGCGACTCAAGCGGGCCGGCTGA
- the fmt gene encoding methionyl-tRNA formyltransferase, translating into MKLAFMGSPDFAVPALEALVAAGHEMRAVYCQPPRPSGRGQALQACPAHRAADRLGIAVHHPAKLRGNAAELDSFRALDLDAAVVAAYGLILPRDWLEAPRRGCINIHASLLPRWRGAAPIHAAILAGDAETGITIMRMDAGLDTGPMLLREALPIGPKARLGEMHDALAALGGRLILRALAEDPPAVPQPDEGSTYAPRLTRADGRIDWTQTAQRIERQTRAFDPWPGAFTTLGTDVLKMLEAEISVGMGEPGTVLDDRLTIATGDGALRILRLQRAGRGPVIAGDFLRGFAVPVGTVLGTT; encoded by the coding sequence ATGAAACTCGCCTTCATGGGCAGCCCGGACTTCGCGGTACCGGCGCTCGAAGCGCTGGTGGCGGCGGGCCATGAGATGCGCGCCGTCTATTGCCAGCCGCCGCGACCCTCGGGGCGCGGACAGGCGCTGCAAGCCTGCCCGGCGCATCGCGCGGCGGATCGCCTGGGCATTGCCGTCCATCATCCGGCCAAGCTACGCGGCAATGCCGCCGAGCTGGACAGCTTCCGCGCCCTCGATCTCGATGCCGCCGTCGTCGCGGCTTACGGCCTGATCCTGCCGCGGGATTGGCTAGAGGCACCGCGCCGGGGCTGCATCAATATCCATGCGAGCCTGCTGCCGCGCTGGCGCGGCGCGGCGCCGATCCATGCCGCGATCCTGGCAGGCGATGCGGAAACCGGCATCACCATCATGCGCATGGATGCGGGCCTCGACACCGGACCCATGCTGCTGCGCGAAGCGCTCCCCATCGGGCCCAAGGCGCGGTTGGGGGAGATGCATGACGCCCTGGCAGCCCTCGGCGGTCGGCTCATTCTCCGCGCCCTGGCGGAAGATCCGCCGGCAGTGCCGCAACCGGACGAGGGCAGCACCTATGCCCCGCGCCTCACCCGCGCGGACGGCCGCATCGACTGGACCCAGACCGCCCAGCGGATCGAGCGACAGACGCGCGCCTTCGATCCCTGGCCCGGCGCCTTCACGACCCTCGGCACCGATGTGCTGAAGATGCTGGAGGCCGAGATCAGCGTCGGCATGGGCGAGCCGGGCACGGTGCTGGACGACAGGCTGACGATTGCGACCGGAGACGGCGCCTTGCGTATCCTGCGCCTGCAACGCGCCGGGCGCGGCCCCGTCATCGCGGGCGATTTCCTGCGCGGCTTTGCGGTGCCGGTGGGCACCGTCCTCGGCACGACGTGA
- the miaA gene encoding tRNA (adenosine(37)-N6)-dimethylallyltransferase MiaA: MQETVDPDGALSTPLRSQLPLALFLAGPTCSGKSALALILAERIGGMVINTDSMQIYHELRVLTARPTEEDEARVPHALYGIRPAREPGHVAWWREAALTAMAEAHASGLLPILCGGTGLYFSALRHGLSDIPPIDPAARTEARAALVTLGPEGLHAELAAHDPETAALIAPTDGQRIARAYEVWLSTGRGLDEWRRLSSLPPPPWRFRAIHIDPPRAALQAAATQRFDTMLMTGALDEVAALVEQGLDESLPAMRAHGVPELAAHLRGEMTLDTARSRAIANTSHYIKRQTTWFRHHELAETDQLHMIHAQIAGPAQLSESGIADLTRFIREPG, encoded by the coding sequence ATGCAGGAGACCGTTGATCCTGACGGGGCATTGTCCACACCGCTGAGGTCGCAGCTTCCGCTGGCGCTGTTTCTCGCCGGCCCCACCTGCAGCGGCAAATCCGCCCTCGCGCTCATCCTCGCCGAGCGCATCGGCGGCATGGTGATCAATACGGATTCGATGCAGATCTATCACGAGCTGCGCGTGCTCACGGCGCGGCCGACCGAGGAAGACGAAGCCCGTGTTCCGCACGCCCTGTATGGCATTCGCCCGGCCCGCGAGCCGGGCCATGTCGCTTGGTGGCGGGAGGCGGCGCTGACCGCCATGGCGGAAGCCCATGCGAGCGGCTTACTGCCGATCCTGTGCGGCGGCACCGGCCTCTATTTTTCGGCACTACGCCACGGCCTGTCCGATATTCCGCCGATCGATCCGGCGGCGCGCACCGAAGCGCGGGCGGCCCTCGTTACCCTCGGGCCGGAAGGATTGCATGCGGAACTCGCGGCCCATGACCCTGAAACAGCCGCCTTGATCGCGCCCACGGATGGGCAGCGCATCGCACGCGCCTATGAGGTGTGGCTCAGCACCGGGCGCGGCTTGGACGAATGGCGGCGCCTCAGCAGCCTGCCGCCCCCGCCCTGGCGTTTCCGCGCCATCCACATCGATCCCCCACGCGCAGCCCTTCAGGCCGCGGCGACGCAGCGCTTCGACACGATGCTGATGACCGGCGCGCTGGATGAGGTCGCGGCCCTGGTCGAACAGGGGTTGGACGAGAGCCTGCCCGCGATGCGGGCGCATGGCGTGCCGGAACTCGCGGCGCATCTGCGCGGGGAGATGACGCTCGATACTGCCCGCTCACGCGCCATCGCCAATACCAGCCACTACATCAAGCGGCAGACGACCTGGTTTCGTCACCATGAACTGGCCGAAACGGACCAGTTGCATATGATCCATGCGCAAATCGCGGGTCCCGCGCAACTTTCGGAAAGCGGAATAGCAGATCTGACACGGTTTATTCGCGAACCCGGTTGA
- the serB gene encoding phosphoserine phosphatase SerB — translation MRYVLTLVAARSSTSLTPAMIRRVGEAVRGDPFISLNDGEAADIPCADPPDSIAIQQALENAPVDWIVTKARGRRKGLLVADMDSTIVSSETLDELAAFAGVKAEIEAITQRSMNGEIDFAEALRARVSMLRGLNLDALEKTWKQTRLTPGAMELVATMRAHNALTALVSGGFTFFTAKVAALVGFDQHHANVLLDDGTALTGEVGEPILDRDAKKHTLVRLAEERGLKPHATLAVGDGANDLAMLRVAGLGVAFHAKPIVAREVKARVDHGNLRALLFAQGYPASAFAKQ, via the coding sequence ATGCGCTATGTCCTCACCCTCGTTGCCGCCCGGTCCTCAACAAGCCTCACCCCTGCCATGATCCGCAGGGTAGGGGAAGCCGTGCGCGGCGACCCCTTCATAAGCTTAAATGATGGGGAGGCTGCGGATATCCCGTGCGCCGACCCGCCCGATTCCATCGCCATTCAGCAGGCGCTCGAAAATGCGCCGGTGGATTGGATCGTCACCAAAGCGCGCGGTCGTCGCAAGGGACTTCTGGTGGCGGACATGGACAGCACGATCGTGTCGAGTGAGACGCTGGATGAGTTGGCCGCCTTCGCCGGCGTCAAAGCCGAGATCGAGGCGATCACCCAACGCAGCATGAATGGCGAGATCGATTTCGCGGAGGCTTTGCGCGCGCGCGTGTCGATGCTGCGCGGCCTCAACCTCGATGCTTTGGAGAAGACCTGGAAGCAGACGCGCCTGACGCCGGGTGCGATGGAACTGGTGGCGACCATGCGCGCCCATAACGCGCTGACGGCTCTCGTTTCCGGCGGGTTCACGTTCTTCACCGCCAAGGTCGCGGCGCTGGTGGGTTTCGATCAGCACCACGCGAATGTTCTGCTCGATGATGGCACGGCGCTGACCGGTGAGGTCGGCGAGCCCATCCTCGACCGCGACGCTAAGAAGCACACCTTGGTTCGTCTGGCGGAGGAGCGTGGCCTTAAGCCGCATGCGACGCTCGCGGTGGGCGACGGTGCCAATGATCTGGCGATGTTGCGCGTGGCAGGGTTGGGCGTGGCCTTCCACGCTAAGCCGATCGTCGCGCGGGAAGTGAAGGCGCGTGTCGATCATGGTAATCTTCGCGCATTACTCTTCGCCCAGGGCTACCCCGCGAGCGCCTTCGCGAAACAGTAA
- the truA gene encoding tRNA pseudouridine(38-40) synthase TruA, with amino-acid sequence MTTTRYALLVEYDGGGFVGWQRQKNGMSVQQALEEAASHLAQGAPVACTGAGRTDSGVHAAGQVAMIDLPGSFDPLRVREALNFYTKQYALAVIEARIAPEGWHPRFTAIRRHYRYVILNRRARPALEAGRVWQLPHALDAVAMAEGATHLLGRHDFTTFRAGSCQAKSPIRTLERLEVRREGEHVVIEAEARSFLHHQIRNIVGTLKLVGDGSWPPTRVAEALAARARAAGGPTAPPDGLTFMAVDYEPPLFG; translated from the coding sequence GTGACGACGACTCGCTACGCGCTGCTCGTCGAATATGACGGCGGCGGCTTCGTGGGCTGGCAGCGCCAGAAGAACGGCATGTCGGTGCAGCAGGCTTTGGAGGAAGCGGCCTCGCATCTCGCCCAAGGCGCGCCCGTCGCCTGCACGGGCGCGGGGCGGACGGATTCTGGCGTTCACGCGGCGGGTCAGGTCGCAATGATCGACCTGCCCGGTTCGTTCGATCCGCTGCGGGTGCGCGAGGCGCTCAACTTCTACACCAAGCAATACGCCCTCGCAGTGATCGAGGCGCGGATCGCGCCCGAGGGCTGGCACCCGCGTTTCACGGCCATCCGCCGCCACTATCGCTACGTCATCCTCAATCGCCGCGCCCGACCGGCGCTGGAAGCCGGCCGCGTGTGGCAATTGCCGCATGCGCTGGATGCGGTAGCGATGGCAGAAGGCGCGACCCATCTGCTCGGGCGGCACGACTTCACGACCTTCCGGGCGGGCAGTTGCCAAGCGAAGTCACCGATCCGCACGCTGGAACGGCTGGAGGTTCGGCGCGAGGGTGAGCATGTGGTGATTGAGGCCGAGGCGCGCAGTTTCCTGCACCACCAGATTCGCAACATCGTCGGCACGCTCAAGCTCGTGGGGGATGGAAGCTGGCCGCCGACCCGTGTGGCGGAGGCATTAGCCGCCCGCGCCCGGGCCGCCGGCGGCCCCACCGCCCCGCCGGACGGGCTGACCTTCATGGCCGTCGATTACGAGCCGCCGCTGTTCGGCTAG
- a CDS encoding DUF1150 family protein has protein sequence MRNWNGDGEDESTDTVRILDIRQITTDQLAQLGVSQLAYIKPVTVGGEDVFAIHAADGTPMAVAPNRDLAWGAILEHEMVPAFVN, from the coding sequence ATGCGTAACTGGAATGGCGACGGCGAGGACGAGTCCACGGATACGGTCCGTATTCTCGACATCCGCCAGATCACGACCGATCAGCTTGCCCAGCTCGGCGTGTCTCAATTGGCCTATATCAAGCCCGTCACCGTCGGCGGAGAGGACGTCTTCGCCATTCATGCGGCGGACGGCACGCCCATGGCGGTGGCCCCGAATCGTGATCTCGCCTGGGGTGCGATCCTGGAGCACGAGATGGTGCCGGCTTTCGTCAACTAA
- a CDS encoding Hsp20 family protein, which translates to MTTRVFTSPLFLGFDHLEQILERASKTQSEGYPPYNIEQTGPSGLRISLAVAGFSMEELQITHEDNQLVIRGRQSEDTQGRTFLYRGIASRQFQRAFVLAEGIEIKGAWLNNGLLHIDLIRPQPESRVRTIPIDTVAKSGGVSAAVPPRPRRDVREVAEVRHDAGPQVGIARIVGEQ; encoded by the coding sequence ATGACGACTCGCGTCTTTACCTCGCCGCTGTTCCTGGGTTTCGACCATCTGGAGCAGATTCTGGAACGGGCCTCCAAAACCCAGTCCGAGGGGTATCCCCCCTATAATATCGAACAGACCGGTCCATCCGGCCTGCGGATCAGCTTGGCCGTGGCTGGGTTCAGCATGGAAGAGCTTCAGATCACCCATGAGGATAACCAGTTGGTCATCCGGGGGCGTCAAAGCGAAGACACCCAAGGACGCACCTTCCTCTACCGCGGGATCGCATCGCGCCAGTTCCAGCGTGCCTTCGTTCTCGCCGAAGGGATCGAGATCAAGGGCGCTTGGCTGAATAACGGTTTGCTCCATATCGATCTGATCCGTCCGCAGCCGGAAAGCCGGGTGCGCACGATCCCGATCGACACTGTCGCCAAGTCGGGCGGTGTGAGTGCGGCCGTGCCGCCCCGACCCCGCCGGGATGTGCGGGAAGTGGCCGAGGTGCGGCACGATGCCGGCCCTCAGGTCGGAATAGCCAGGATCGTTGGCGAACAGTGA